The sequence CGGATCACATTCCAGCCGTATTCTCTTTGGGCTTTGGCTATACCTACTAGTTTGACTCTTCGCTGATAGATCTCATACAAATCGCCCTGCACGTCTTCCAGCAGATGATCTGATACAAACCATTCCAGCAGGCGGTCTGCCCAGCGAGGGGGTTGTGTAGGATGATTTTTGGTATTCATAATCAACAGAATCAAACAGTCAGTAAAATCGTATCAATAGAGTGTGCAGTATTATTACATTCCAAAAACAAGCAAAGCTGCTGTACAGGCATACGCACTACATGTTAGCAGCACAATTAATACAGTGTAAAAAGAGAGATAGCCGACTACCCGAAAATCTTTTGTAAAGAAAAAATAAACCATACAACATATCAGATAAGTACTATGAGCCAGATAACCCAAAAACACTCCTGTTAGAATCTGAAGATTCAACAAGGCATGCTCATCTCTAAGCGATAGACCATAATAAAAGCGGTATAAGGCATCACTGCCTGCCCAGACATACGGAACAAGCAAAAGCAAATCGATTCCTATATGCCACCGCCAGAATGTTCTGTAAGACCTTTTATGTTCATTTGTATATAGTAATTCTTTATTCATCACACAGACGTTTTAGTAGTTACTGACCGAGTATCTGAAGTTTACCTTCCGGAATAGCTTTCCATAATTTCTGGCGCATCTGTTCCAGTTCTATCAGTGCCCTGCTACCTGCTACTGTCAGTGAAAAAAATCGTTTTCTGCGCCCTCCCCGCTCGGCAGTGGCCCCACCCATCTGTGAAGACAGAAATCCTTTCTCCTCCAGACGATATAAAGTAGCATGTACAGCACTGATGGTAATACTCCGGCCTGTCTGCTCCTGTACCTGCTCCCAGATAGTTACACCATAGGCATCTTCGGTACAGGCAGCTACAATCAGTAAAATGAGTTCTTCAAACTCTCCCAGAAAAGCTCTCCGCATAGGATGGTATTGATTAGTTATCATTTTGCAAACCAAATCATATGCCATAATGTAGACAGGCTCTAAACGCCTTAAAATGGGCTTTTAGCAGGTATAGTGGATATGTTGGTTGTTCACTACCGGACACTCTTTGTCCGGTAGTGAACAACTTTGTCTGTTAAGAGAAAGCATTTTGATAGTTTGAAACTATATCAAGGGGTAAGAAGGGTCGGATGCGGGTCAGTTGCGGGCAAGATATAAGTGATTGATAATCAATGCGGGTAAGAAGGGTAAGATGTTTAGAGCTAAACGGTAGCAGAAGAATAGGAGCAGAAAGGGTTAGTATATGCTATATTTATTATTTTCTTTTATATAATATATATAACACACGTAGTATAGAAAATATTCTTACCCCTTCTTACCCTAACTGATTATCAACTACTTACATCTGACCCGCAACTTACCCGCATCTTACCCTTCTTACCCCTATTGATTATCAGACATTTACTCAAAAATCTAGACAAAAACAGACTATAATCTTAGTGCTTTTTCTATTTTGAACTAAACTCCGGTCGTTTATGACAGTGAACTAAATTCCGGTCAAACAAGAAATTGACCATTATTCGAATATTTCTTGAAAGTGATCAGTATTCTGGTCAAACGCAAAAATGATTCGAACTATGGTCAAAAACGATTTCAACTGGAAGTCTTAAAATATTTTTTTCATTTCATTCATGACCAGAACTCCGGTTATGAATAGATATGTATCAAATTCAGCCTATTTACAGAATCGCCAATCAATAACGACAAATTTTGTTTTTCCGGTTATCTGTTTTACCTTTGTAGCATTACAAACATAATTCATTACTACAATGAGAATATCTAAGTAAATGATGGTCATATACCATCATGCGGTTTCAGCCCCTTCTGGAGCATTTTGGTAATATATATTCATTTGTCAACTACAGATCTCCTACCTGTATTGGCTAAACTTAGATACGATGTAATAGATACCTTAGCAAAAAGCCCTGCTTTTTATCTCTTATCGATGCTTTGCAAATCCGTTCGGTTTGTGTAGCCTCTCTATACTCTATTCTCTCCATTTATTTATCCTCTTTATTGCTATGAGTATCATCCTCAGATCCATTTCCTATATCCATCCCGATCGGGAAGTATTATTTCGTAATCTCACGCTGTCTCTTGCTACAGGAGAGAAAGCGGCTTTCATTGGTCCAAATGGCACTGGCAAGTCTACCCTTTTACAAATCATGGCAGGCCGCCTGCAGGCATCTGAGGGAGACATAACTCTCTCAGAAAAACCCTATTATGTTCCTCAGCATATGGGGCAGTACGATGCCTTTAGCCTAGCAGAAATGCTGGGTGTAGATCAGAAAATAAAGGCACTACGGGCTATCCTGCAAGGAGATGCCTCTCCTGAACATTTTACAGCACTGGATGATGACTGGGAGATTGAAGAACGGGTAAAAGCAGCTCTGGAACTCTGGCAGCTCCAGCATCTGGATCTAGGCCAAACCCTTCAATCGCTGAGTGGAGGAGAAAAAACCAAAGTTTTTCTGGCAGGCATATCCATCCATTCTCCCAAAATTATTCTGATGGATGAACCTTCCAATCACCTGGATACGCACAGTCGTGATCTTCTTTATGCATTTATCAGTGGCAGCAAAGCCACCATTGTAGTAGTTAGTCACGACAGAACATTGTTAAATCTACTCCCTGTTACACTGGAACTCAGCCACAATGGCATTGAGGTGTATGGAGGCAATTATGATTTTTATAAAGAACAGAAAGAAACCAAACTACAGGCTTTGCAGGAACAGGTAGATGACAAAGAAAAGACATTAAAACAGGCACAACAAAAGGCCAGGGAAGTAGCAGAACAACGCCACAAGAAAGAGGCTCGGGGAAAAGCTCACGGACAAAAGCTTGCTTTACCCCGTATCATTGCCAATAGCCGCAAAGGACAGGCTGAGCAAAGTACAGCCAAGCTCAAAGAAGCACACAATGAGAAGATCAGCGGTATTTCAGAAGACCTCAAAGAACTCAAAACACAGATACAAGCTTCTAAAGTATTACAGGTTGATCTGCGAAAATCCGATCTCCATCAGGGAAAAAATCTGATAGCGGCTAAAGCCATCAACTTTGCGTATACACAGCAAAAGCTGTGGTCTTCTCCCCTGTCCTTCCAGATTCGTTCAGGTGATAGAATACGCATATCAGGAAACAACGGAGCAGGCAAAACTACTCTTTTGCATCTCATAACCGGCAAGTTATCACCTTCCGAAGGAGAAGTGTACAGAGCGGACTTTCACTATATTTATATGGATCAGGAGTATTCAGCTATAAAACCTCAGTATTCCATAGTGGAACAAATAGAGAAATTCAATACCCGGCACTTACAGGAACATGAACTCAAAATGCTTCTCTATCAACACCAGTTTGGCCGTGACATGTGGGACAGAAAATGTGCAGACCTCAGTGGTGGTGAAAAGATGAAACTACTTCTCTGCTGTCTGGCAGCCAGCGATAATACTCCGGATATGGTAATACTCGATGAACCTACCAACAATCTGGATATACATAGCCAGGAGGTGTTGACACATGCGATACAAGCCTTTACAGGTACTGTACTGGTTATTTCTCACGATCAGTATTTCATACAACAGATTCAGGCAGAAACAACACTGGAGCTTGGATGATGTTGCATGTGGTATTCTATCACTATCGCATCTATTTAGATAGTGATAGAATAACTTCAGGGTTACTTTACAAAGGATTTTGCATAAATGCTGTACTTTTTATTTTCACTAACGGTTATGCATACCCATACACTCCAGGATTTTCAGGTAAATGTCAGAATTAAGCTTGCAGCTTTGTGGACAGCAGTAATGTTTTGCTATGTATATGGTGATTTTTTCTCGCTATTTGTGCCAGGACGTATCAAACATCTGATGGAAGGTCAGTCTGGAGTAGGTACAACTACTCCTATTTCACTTTTGTGCTTTTCTCTTCTTATGACTGTCCCCAGTCTTATGATCTTTCTATCTCTTGTTCTCAAACCACAGATAAGTCGCTGGTTCAATCTGGTATTTGGAATCTTTTTTACTCTCATAATGACCCTTATACTCATTACCACCAATGATACATGGATGATCTTCTATAGTTATCTGGCAGTTGTGGAAATTGTTCTCACCGGTACCATTGTGTGGTATGCATGGACATGGCCCAGGCAGCAAACACAGGATAACCCTCTGTAGAAGAGAGAGCAGAAACCTGGCTGTAGCATTTATCAGATGTATAGTAGTGTAGAGAATTAGTAACACCTTTAGAGGCCTTATTCTTTATTTTAATAAAATGTAGAAATTACTTAAAGAACCATCTGTTTATCCGTTTTTTTTAGTATATACA is a genomic window of Xanthocytophaga agilis containing:
- a CDS encoding DUF6326 family protein, translating into MHTHTLQDFQVNVRIKLAALWTAVMFCYVYGDFFSLFVPGRIKHLMEGQSGVGTTTPISLLCFSLLMTVPSLMIFLSLVLKPQISRWFNLVFGIFFTLIMTLILITTNDTWMIFYSYLAVVEIVLTGTIVWYAWTWPRQQTQDNPL
- a CDS encoding PadR family transcriptional regulator codes for the protein MRRAFLGEFEELILLIVAACTEDAYGVTIWEQVQEQTGRSITISAVHATLYRLEEKGFLSSQMGGATAERGGRRKRFFSLTVAGSRALIELEQMRQKLWKAIPEGKLQILGQ
- a CDS encoding ABC-F family ATP-binding cassette domain-containing protein; translated protein: MSIILRSISYIHPDREVLFRNLTLSLATGEKAAFIGPNGTGKSTLLQIMAGRLQASEGDITLSEKPYYVPQHMGQYDAFSLAEMLGVDQKIKALRAILQGDASPEHFTALDDDWEIEERVKAALELWQLQHLDLGQTLQSLSGGEKTKVFLAGISIHSPKIILMDEPSNHLDTHSRDLLYAFISGSKATIVVVSHDRTLLNLLPVTLELSHNGIEVYGGNYDFYKEQKETKLQALQEQVDDKEKTLKQAQQKAREVAEQRHKKEARGKAHGQKLALPRIIANSRKGQAEQSTAKLKEAHNEKISGISEDLKELKTQIQASKVLQVDLRKSDLHQGKNLIAAKAINFAYTQQKLWSSPLSFQIRSGDRIRISGNNGAGKTTLLHLITGKLSPSEGEVYRADFHYIYMDQEYSAIKPQYSIVEQIEKFNTRHLQEHELKMLLYQHQFGRDMWDRKCADLSGGEKMKLLLCCLAASDNTPDMVILDEPTNNLDIHSQEVLTHAIQAFTGTVLVISHDQYFIQQIQAETTLELG